A stretch of Egibacteraceae bacterium DNA encodes these proteins:
- a CDS encoding DUF3159 domain-containing protein produces MDETAQDRQPARRDVDAPAQAEATVEAEVRAKIAESLGGARGSLETALPFAAFTIAYVVTDEVRPAVVLGVATALVAFVVRLAQRSSTRFVGNGLVAIAVAAVIATYTGRAETAFLPGIIQNAAWAVVMGASIAVRWPLLGFLVGGVIGDTTGWRNEPAVLRLSNRLTLVLMLPMVVRVAVQYPLYLAGEVGWLGVTRVALGWPLYLAALAVAGAILARGQTPMRRVPRPPLDT; encoded by the coding sequence GTGGACGAGACCGCACAGGATCGGCAGCCGGCGCGCCGTGACGTCGACGCGCCGGCGCAGGCCGAGGCCACCGTCGAGGCTGAGGTCCGTGCAAAGATCGCCGAGAGCCTGGGCGGTGCGCGGGGATCGCTGGAAACGGCGCTGCCCTTCGCAGCCTTCACCATCGCCTACGTCGTCACCGACGAGGTGCGCCCAGCGGTGGTGCTCGGCGTCGCCACGGCGCTGGTGGCGTTCGTGGTGCGGCTGGCGCAGCGGTCCTCGACGCGGTTCGTGGGCAACGGCCTTGTCGCCATCGCGGTGGCCGCCGTCATCGCGACCTACACCGGACGGGCCGAGACCGCCTTCCTGCCCGGCATCATCCAGAACGCGGCGTGGGCCGTCGTGATGGGCGCGTCGATCGCGGTGCGCTGGCCGCTGCTGGGCTTCCTGGTCGGCGGGGTCATCGGCGACACGACCGGATGGCGCAACGAGCCCGCGGTCCTGCGCCTGAGCAACCGCCTGACCCTTGTGCTGATGCTGCCGATGGTCGTGCGGGTAGCCGTCCAGTACCCCCTGTATCTCGCCGGCGAGGTCGGCTGGCTGGGCGTGACCCGGGTGGCGCTCGGCTGGCCGCTGTACCTTGCCGCCCTGGCCGTGGCGGGTGCGATCCTCGCTCGCGGACAAACGCCCATGCGCCGGGTCCCGCGGCCCCCGCTCGACACGTGA
- a CDS encoding DUF6036 family nucleotidyltransferase, which yields MRPVLDVLRALHDARVRAVVVGGVAVVLHGHLRLTADLDLVLDLSSDNVLSALRVLQQQGLRPRLPVAAEQFADPVIRERWQRERHLEVFSLHDPADALREVDLLVEAPVAFAELWDASRNVVVDDVPIRVASLEHLIAMKRAAGRPQDIADVVALEALREDTGER from the coding sequence ATGCGCCCGGTCCTGGACGTGCTCCGCGCCTTGCATGACGCGCGGGTGCGGGCGGTGGTGGTGGGTGGCGTCGCCGTCGTCCTGCACGGGCATCTGCGCTTGACCGCGGACCTCGACCTGGTCCTGGACCTCTCCAGCGACAACGTCCTTTCGGCCCTGCGGGTGCTGCAGCAGCAGGGCCTGCGGCCGCGGCTGCCTGTAGCGGCTGAGCAGTTCGCCGACCCGGTGATCCGCGAGCGCTGGCAGCGCGAGCGCCACCTCGAGGTCTTCTCGCTGCACGACCCCGCCGATGCCCTGCGCGAGGTCGACCTGCTCGTCGAGGCGCCGGTGGCCTTTGCGGAGCTGTGGGACGCCAGCCGGAACGTGGTCGTCGACGACGTCCCCATCCGGGTGGCCAGCCTCGAGCATCTGATCGCGATGAAGCGGGCGGCCGGCAGACCACAGGACATCGCCGACGTCGTGGCGCTGGAGGCCCTGCGCGAGGACACTGGCGAGCGATGA
- a CDS encoding type II toxin-antitoxin system VapC family toxin — translation MILVDSNIPMYLVGAEHPHKHDAQRALDTAISRRDRLVTDVEVLQEILHRYTAIGRPRAIQPAFDAILGIVDEVFPVDLSGVERAKRIVLGDYGLSARDALHLAVMEGEGVTRILSFDTGFDRYPGIERLS, via the coding sequence GTGATCCTGGTGGACTCCAACATCCCCATGTACCTCGTGGGCGCGGAGCATCCGCACAAGCACGACGCGCAACGCGCGCTCGACACGGCGATCTCGCGACGTGACCGGCTCGTCACCGACGTGGAGGTGCTGCAGGAGATCCTCCACCGCTACACCGCCATCGGCCGACCACGCGCCATCCAACCGGCGTTCGATGCGATCCTCGGCATCGTCGACGAGGTCTTCCCCGTGGACCTGTCCGGGGTCGAGCGCGCCAAGCGGATCGTGCTCGGCGACTACGGCCTGTCGGCCCGCGACGCGCTGCACCTGGCGGTCATGGAAGGTGAGGGCGTCACCCGGATCCTGAGCTTCGACACCGGCTTTGACCGCTACCCGGGCATCGAGCGGCTCAGTTGA
- a CDS encoding type II toxin-antitoxin system VapC family toxin produces MTIVIDTAVLIDHLRGSDAARQALRAASDSGERPASSLVTKVEVLAGMRASEEDATRRLFAVVEWIPVDDEIAERAGWLANRFLRSHPGVDPVDHIIAATVERMDARLWTRNLKHFPMFPGLAAPY; encoded by the coding sequence GTGACCATCGTCATCGACACCGCTGTGCTCATCGATCACCTGCGGGGCAGCGACGCGGCCCGGCAGGCGCTGCGAGCGGCGTCGGACTCCGGGGAGCGTCCAGCCTCCTCGCTGGTGACCAAGGTGGAGGTCCTCGCGGGCATGCGGGCCTCGGAGGAGGACGCCACCCGCCGCCTGTTCGCCGTGGTGGAGTGGATCCCGGTGGACGACGAGATCGCGGAGCGTGCGGGGTGGCTCGCCAATCGCTTCTTGCGGTCACATCCCGGGGTGGACCCCGTCGACCACATCATCGCCGCCACCGTCGAGCGGATGGACGCGCGCCTGTGGACCCGCAACCTCAAGCATTTCCCGATGTTTCCGGGCTTGGCGGCACCGTACTGA
- a CDS encoding DUF5615 family PIN-like protein encodes MRWLIDEMFPAAVAAELEDRGHDTHAAVHDLRGLTDAQLLDVAVAEGRVLVTENVVDFARLLQDRQGEDGVAAVVFALKSGLPRDPARLARAPGQPPARPAQHRRQVG; translated from the coding sequence GTGAGGTGGTTGATCGACGAGATGTTCCCGGCCGCGGTCGCGGCAGAACTCGAAGACCGAGGGCACGACACGCACGCGGCTGTGCACGACCTGCGGGGGCTGACCGACGCGCAGCTGCTGGACGTCGCGGTGGCCGAGGGGCGCGTGCTCGTCACGGAGAACGTGGTCGACTTCGCCCGGTTGCTGCAGGACCGCCAGGGCGAGGACGGCGTCGCGGCAGTCGTTTTCGCGCTGAAGTCGGGGCTACCACGGGATCCCGCGCGTCTCGCCCGGGCGCCAGGCCAGCCTCCTGCAAGGCCCGCACAGCATCGTCGGCAAGTTGGCTGA
- a CDS encoding DUF2397 family protein: MDEAAEARTADHRDQRWLALSRTLFAFNAGDRREAHLAVLACFDDALFDPALNLEQLTATLRPTAPELAGDEELLLSVLGQLTSDWGLLEPSRDDSATYSDPGEFRRRTLQWALTPDGQAAVAGLNAAADRLAAVASLQPAALDAIAAALSQVAELAADPASSDAALHVRLAEAEPRRRPPCGPSATRAGALATGRRRAARRVRCRGASRGRHSARRGPVRRRRGDAGHAPDTSSPARRRGRRGSRKVCPAHAGSWPGDAERSAACGSGPRPPGRTRPERRR; the protein is encoded by the coding sequence ATGGACGAGGCGGCGGAGGCGCGGACAGCAGACCACCGAGACCAGCGGTGGCTGGCGCTCAGCCGCACCCTGTTCGCCTTCAACGCGGGCGATCGCCGCGAGGCGCACCTGGCCGTGCTCGCCTGCTTCGACGACGCCCTGTTCGACCCGGCCCTCAACCTCGAGCAGCTCACCGCCACCCTGCGGCCCACCGCCCCCGAGCTCGCCGGCGACGAGGAGCTCCTGCTGTCGGTGCTCGGCCAGCTCACGTCCGACTGGGGCCTGCTCGAACCCTCGCGCGACGACTCGGCGACATACAGCGACCCCGGCGAGTTCCGTCGCCGGACGCTGCAGTGGGCGCTCACGCCCGACGGGCAGGCGGCCGTCGCCGGCCTGAACGCCGCCGCGGACCGCCTCGCCGCCGTCGCGAGCCTCCAGCCGGCCGCGCTCGACGCGATCGCGGCGGCGCTGTCCCAGGTCGCCGAGCTCGCCGCCGACCCCGCCAGCTCGGACGCGGCCCTGCACGTGCGCCTTGCCGAGGCGGAACCGCGTCGGCGACCACCTTGCGGCCCGTCGGCGACGCGCGCCGGCGCGCTGGCGACGGGTCGGCGCCGAGCCGCCCGACGGGTCCGGTGCCGAGGGGCCTCACGCGGGCGGCACTCAGCCCGCCGAGGCCCTGTTCGACGACGCAGAGGAGACGCCGGCCATGCGCCGGACACATCGTCGCCTGCGCGTCGCCGAGGTCGACGGGGAAGCCGAAAGGTCTGTCCGGCGCACGCGGGCAGCTGGCCTGGTGACGCTGAGCGCTCAGCTGCATGCGGGAGCGGTCCACGTCCACCGGGCCGAACGCGTCCTGAGCGGCGTCGGTGA
- a CDS encoding type II toxin-antitoxin system prevent-host-death family antitoxin — MSRVVNITEAKAQLSRLVEEAAAGKRVLIGKAGKPLAVLQAYEADPGPRLLGAWKGRVWLAEDFDAPLPDDLQRAFEGHDA, encoded by the coding sequence GTGTCCCGGGTCGTCAACATCACCGAGGCCAAGGCCCAACTGTCCCGCCTGGTCGAGGAGGCCGCCGCCGGCAAGCGCGTGCTGATCGGCAAGGCCGGCAAGCCTTTGGCGGTCCTCCAGGCCTACGAAGCCGACCCCGGACCGCGCTTGCTCGGCGCGTGGAAAGGCCGTGTGTGGCTGGCCGAGGACTTCGACGCGCCCCTGCCAGACGACCTCCAGCGGGCCTTCGAGGGCCACGACGCGTGA
- a CDS encoding type II toxin-antitoxin system VapC family toxin: MNLLLDTHTLLWALADAPSLATGAREAITDGRNRVLVSAVSVWEIVIKKAIGKLRAPDDLPHQLTNARMEPLEITIAHAMAVADLRDLHADPFDRMLVAQARTDGLTIVTRDARIASYEVAVLPA, translated from the coding sequence GTGAACCTCCTGCTGGACACCCACACGCTGCTGTGGGCGCTCGCAGACGCCCCGAGCCTCGCGACCGGGGCGCGCGAGGCGATCACCGACGGGCGCAACCGGGTGTTGGTCAGCGCGGTGTCCGTGTGGGAGATCGTCATCAAGAAGGCCATCGGCAAGCTGCGCGCCCCCGACGACCTGCCCCACCAGCTCACCAATGCGCGTATGGAGCCTCTCGAGATCACGATCGCGCACGCGATGGCCGTCGCAGACCTGCGCGACCTCCACGCCGACCCCTTCGACCGCATGCTGGTCGCTCAGGCCAGAACCGACGGGCTCACGATCGTCACCCGCGACGCCCGCATCGCGTCCTACGAGGTCGCCGTCCTCCCCGCCTGA
- a CDS encoding type II toxin-antitoxin system VapC family toxin, with the protein MIVLDASALLAVLLDRPAGARVAAVFSSREREVAAPHLVDAEVAQVVRRYAARGELSEHVAVALVDDFLELPIVRYAHGPLLRRAFELRHNATIYDALYLALAEGLDCPLLTADRALASVPECRAAVEVIPD; encoded by the coding sequence GTGATCGTCCTCGACGCCTCCGCGCTGCTCGCGGTCCTGCTCGACCGGCCAGCCGGCGCGCGCGTGGCTGCGGTCTTCTCCAGCCGCGAACGTGAAGTTGCCGCCCCGCATCTGGTGGATGCGGAGGTGGCGCAGGTGGTGCGCCGATACGCCGCTCGCGGTGAGCTGAGCGAGCACGTCGCCGTGGCCCTCGTCGATGACTTCCTCGAGCTGCCGATCGTGCGCTACGCACATGGCCCGCTGCTACGTCGCGCCTTCGAGCTCCGCCACAACGCCACCATCTACGACGCCCTGTACCTCGCATTGGCCGAGGGGCTTGACTGCCCGCTGCTCACGGCCGATCGAGCGCTGGCTTCCGTCCCCGAGTGCCGAGCCGCCGTGGAGGTGATCCCGGACTGA
- a CDS encoding type II toxin-antitoxin system PemK/MazF family toxin → MRRGDVFRLRLRRGAGHEQHGVRYGVVVQSDALAALSTILVAPTSRSARGASFRPEIDVDGSPSKVLVEQTGAVDASRLGDLVGRVTAEELWGVDLALATVFDLR, encoded by the coding sequence GTGCGCCGTGGTGACGTGTTCCGGCTGCGGCTGCGTCGCGGTGCCGGACACGAGCAGCACGGTGTGCGCTACGGCGTGGTCGTGCAGTCCGATGCGCTGGCGGCCCTGTCCACCATCCTCGTCGCGCCGACGTCGAGGTCGGCCCGCGGGGCCTCGTTCCGACCGGAGATCGACGTGGACGGCTCACCGAGCAAGGTGCTGGTCGAGCAGACCGGCGCGGTCGACGCGAGTCGGCTCGGCGACCTGGTCGGGCGAGTGACCGCCGAGGAGCTGTGGGGCGTCGACCTCGCCCTCGCCACGGTCTTCGACCTGCGCTGA
- a CDS encoding type II toxin-antitoxin system VapC family toxin yields the protein MGVIVADSSVLVDHLRGKEASRQALRSARTGGERVQASVLSRTELLVGMRAHQKRLTQRLVDQIEWIPVDEWIADRAGELGRRYRASHPGIGVIDLVIAATVERVRGQLWTSNVKHFPMFDDLAPPY from the coding sequence GTGGGAGTGATCGTTGCCGACTCGTCGGTGCTCGTCGACCACCTTCGCGGCAAGGAGGCCAGCCGACAGGCCCTCCGCTCAGCGCGGACCGGAGGGGAGCGGGTGCAGGCCTCGGTCCTCAGCCGCACCGAACTGCTGGTCGGGATGCGGGCACACCAGAAGCGGCTCACGCAGCGCCTCGTTGACCAGATCGAGTGGATCCCCGTGGACGAATGGATCGCTGACCGTGCCGGTGAGCTGGGCCGCCGCTACCGCGCCTCCCATCCCGGCATCGGCGTAATCGACCTCGTCATCGCCGCCACCGTCGAGCGCGTGCGAGGCCAGCTGTGGACCAGCAACGTGAAGCACTTTCCGATGTTCGACGACCTCGCACCACCCTACTGA